The Candidatus Angelobacter sp. genomic sequence AGTTTATCGCCTGTTTTCTCACCGCTTCGCTTGCGCCGCTGGCGACCGGGTGCGACACGATGCGCGACTCGACGATGACCGGCCGGCTTTGGGATGCAGGCGGAGTCAACCGCTGTCTGCCCGCGCCGACACCGAACCTGAAGCTTTATCGCACCCAGGACGACAAGGATGTGCTGGTGACGTACGACGAGTTGCGCGAGAAAAACGATTCCATCCGGCGCCGCGCCTTTTTCTTCAAACCGAACATTCGGCGGCTGGAGGACCGCAAGCGTCCGAAATTCGTCAGCCCGGACAAGGTCATGGAATTGAAACTGGTCCCGGTGGCCGGGTTCGGAGACACAAACGCGCCAACTGGCGAAGTGGTGTTCGCAAATATTTCCGGAGACAGTCAGGATTTCACGCTTGTGTGGTTTGGTGCTGAACTCGGTCCTTACACGCTGCCCGTGTATGTGGACCGCGGCAGCCAATTCCGGCGCGTGCTCTTAACGCCGCTGACAACCACGGGCGACGTGATTGTCGCGGTGGCGGTGGTTGCCGTGGTAGCGGGCGCGATCGCCGGTTACAGCTATGCATGTAGTGCTACGGCCAACCATCGCTGAAATACACGCCGCGGCAGGTGTGGGCCAGCGAGGCCGGCTGGCGCGCAAGGAAATGCCTGCAAGCCACGCACCTCCCCAAAGCCATAAAGGCCATCCAACGATCCGCCAGAAATCAGGCTCCGCTTACCAGCTTTTCCAACCGGTCGTACGCGGCGCTCCACGCCGCGACGTGAGGCTGGATGATTTCCATGCTGAACGAATCACGGACGATTTTGCGCGCTTCTTCGAGCGAGGGCACATGGTTCAGCGCCATCGCCTGCACGAGGACGTTGCCCGCCGCCGCCGCTTCGGTCGGGCCGATCACCACCGGGATCTGGAGGGCGTTCGCCGTAAAATGATTCAGGAGGCTGTTTTTTGTCCCGCCGCCCACGATGTGCAACCGTTCGATTTTTCGACCGGTGATTTTTTCGATGTCTCCCAGCGTCCGGCGGTAGAGCAGCGCGAGGCTCTCCAGAACGCAGCGGACAATGGGGCCCGGCTTGCGAGGCACGAGTTGGCCGGTCTCCTTGCAAAAGGCCTGAATCTTCGAAGGCATGTCGCCCGGTTCCAGAAAACGGGGATCGGACGGATTGATCAGGGATTCGAACGGCGGCGACGATGCAGCCAGGTGTGTCATCACGTCGTAGTCCAGGTCCTGCTCCTTTTCGGCCCAGTGCCGGCGGCATTCCTGGATGATCCAGAGACCGGCGATGTTCTTGAGCAGGCGAACGGAATTGCCGTAGCCGATTTCGTTGGTGAAGTTCAACTCGCGGCTGGCGTCGTTGATGATCGGTTCCGGCACTTCAACGCCCATCAACGACCAGGTGCCCGAGCTGAGGAAGGCCCAGTTCTGGCCGCTGGCCGGCAGTCCCGCCACGGCCGCGGCCGTGTCATGTGAACAGGACGCGATAACCTGCACGTCCTCCAGTTTGGTTTGCTGGGCGATGTCTGCACGCAATGGTCCGAGCGGCGTCCCGGACGGCACGATTTGCGGAAACAGTTTCGACGGCAACTTCAACGCATGGATCAATTTGTCGGACCAGTTTTTGGTGACCGGATTGTAAAGTTGCGTCGTGCTGGCCATGGAGACCTCCATTTTGGCCGCGCCGGACAGCAGGTAGTTGAACCCGTCCGCCACCGAGAGCAGTTGATGCGCCTTGCCGAGGCGTTTGGATTTTTCCGCCCCGAGTTGAAAGAGCGTGTTGATCGGCATTTTCTGGATGCCCGTCTCCGCGTAAATCGTTTCCCACGGGACTTTGTCGAGCACCTCCTTCATCCCCGTCTGGGAGCGCGCGTCGCGGTAATGGTAGGTGGGAGTGATGAGCGAACCGTCCGCCTCGAACAGCATGTAGTCCACCCCCCAGGAATCGCAACTGAGAGAGGCGATGGGGTCCTGGTGCTCGGCAACCTTGCGCAGCCCCACCAGAACCTCCTGGAATACCTGCGGGATATTCCAGCAGAGCGAGTCCTTGTCCTTGATGGGCTGGTTGGAAAACCGGTGGAGCTCGCTCAAGGCGAGTTTGCCGTTGTTGAGGGTGCCCTCGATCACTCGGCCGCTCTCCGCACCGAGATCGCAGGCAATGTAGTAGGTCGTCTTCATAGCTTAAATTGACTCGCCAATTCGCCGCGCGGCTCAAATCCGGTGCCCCCGAATGCGCGGAACCCATCCGCGCTCGCGACCATAACGGTTGTCGCATCCGGCATCAAGAAACAAGCGCGTTGCCCGGGACGCGGACCGCGGCGCCAGTCCACGAGCGATGTCGCGACCATCGCAGGCCGCTTGTCAGCAAGAAGTGTTCTGATACAACTCCTGCGTGCGGATTTTCATCGCGCTCGCTTTTGTGGCTGTGACGGGCCTTTTTACCGGCTGTGCTACTCCACGCGAATCAATCCAATGGCCCCGTTACCAGCTTTCCGCCGCGCAAACATGGCGGTTGAATCTTCCCAGGGGAGAACGCTTTGACGCCTCGGGACTATACCTTACACCGCAGGGAGAATTGCTCGCGGTCAGCGATCGCGAACCTTCCGTTTATCGCATTCAGATTCCTCCTGACGGTGACGCCTCAGAACTGGACAAACTGCCCAACTGTTTTACTGCCGCGCAACTCGCGCAGTTCGCACCGGAAAAAATCGACCGCTACGATTGCGAGGGCATCACCGTGGACGAGCGCGGACGCGTTTACCTTTGCGAAGAAGAGAACCGCTGGATCCTGCGCTGGGATCCAATGACGCGACAGGTCGAACGACTCAACATCGACTGGACGCCGGTGCAAAAATATTTCAGCAAGACCGATCGCAACGCGTCGTTTGAAGGCATCGCCATCGGCGGCGCCAAATTATACGTGGCGAACGAACGCGAGCAGGGACGGATCGTGGTCGTTGATCTCAAGACGCTCAAAGTGGTGGACGATTTCGCGGTGCGATCAAGCGTGTTCGCGCCTTGGGGACCGCACTACTCCGATCTCTGCTGGTTCCGAGGTGAGCTGTATGTCCTCATGCGTGAGGATCACGTCATCCTCCGCGTTGACCCGCACTCCCATCGTGTCCTGGCGGAATACGATTTCCGGGCGATGGAGACCGCTCCCGAAAATAAATACCGCCTCGTGCTGCCGTTCGTGGGGGTCATGGAAGGACTGGCCGTTGACGACCACGACTTCTGGCTCGTGACCGACAACAACGGCCTGGGGCGCGTCCGCCACCCCGATGACCCGCGCCCGACGTTGTTCCGATGTCCGCGGCCGGATCGTCGCGCAAAAATGAACCCGTGAAATGAGAATTACAGCACAAGTTCCTCGATAAATGAAAGCATGCGCTGTACGACTTCCCAAAACAGAAGGGCTTCCGCTCCATCAGAAGGCGACTGAATCCACAGTCGCGTCCAACTTTTTGCACAATTCCAGCGTGGCGTCCGGCAGCCCCTCCCCGCGGTGTCAATTCCTGCATGCGTGGCGACGCCGCGGACGCCGGTTGCGAGCTGCGCCGAAACCGCATTGCTTAAAAAACATGCGAACGATAGTGACCAACTCAACAAGAACCGGGTGATTTTCATGTCGTCTTTGAGCCACAGATTGAACGTGGATGGAACATGGATTTTCAAACGTCTTGCGGTAGCGCGGTCTGTGACCGGATGTCGCAGACCGCGGATTCACACGATAATCTCTACACGGTGGAATGCGTTTCGTTTGGCCGAATGAAGAAGTTCAAGCACACGCCGATGACGTGACGGAAGGGATTTTTTGATCAAAATGGTTCCACGCACCGAGGACTCTTAAGCTTCAGAATGCTGACCGCATGTTCGACGTCTAGCGTATCGTTGCTCACAAAATCACCACCCTCGAGCGTTAACCGTATGGGTCCTCTGCAGGTGAATCCACTATTGGGCTGCGGCAGTCCAAGGCGTGCGTGGCTCTTTATGACGTCTCTCAATTTTCTTTTATTCTCACAACGAGGCGTCAGCTGAGTGCAAACTACCGCGCCACCTGAGGTCCGGACATCGCGGATATAATTTACTTGCGGGTGCTTGTAATCGTTTCCTGATCCGACGGACACAACTACCTTTCTAGGTGAGACGCTTTTCAGCCACGCCAAAGCTCTTTTATCTCCACGGTCGGCGGGCGCCCCGTGGTGAGGTCCGACCAAATACTCGGGTCTTGAACCTTGGCATTGAGCAGCAACGTTTTCTATTGTCGTGTCGCTCGCCCACAGAATCTTAACTGCTGAATGAATCGATAGTGATAAGACTCCGGCGGTTTCATTGGCACTGGGCGCCATAATATTCGACAGAACAGGCGGAAACTTAACTTCCAAACTGCTTCCTGAATTACTATCAGACCAGAGCACCCTGGGGGCTTCAAGGCGACGGATATTGGTCACTTCGCCGCACTTCTTTGCGGTATCGAGGCGACGGACTAGTCGAACGAACACGTCGTCTTTCCTGGATCGATCTTCGAGAAAATAGACAGTTCCAATTCGTGAACGCGCCCCATCAACCACAGCGTTAAGAGCCCCTATGTGGTCGGCATCATTGTGCGTCAAGACAATGCTATGTACCCTTATGTTCCCGTGTGAGATAAGCCAACCTGAAATAGGATTTCCCCTAGGTCCTACGTCAATCAAGATAATCTCCCCGCTGGGCAAATGAATGACGCTACAGTCTCCTTGTCCGACATCCCAAAACTCGACTACGAGCGGTTGCTGGGCCATGACCTCCACAAAGTTTCCCCGTCGATGACTTCGGCTGAAGGAGCTGGAGCAACTTGCGATATCGACACAAGCTTATTGCCTTCTCCGAAATTTGCGAGCGCCGTAAACGATTCGCCGGGATTCAACAACTCGAGAGACTTTGCTACCGACCTCGGAACAACCTCCTTGGTTCCATCATGCCATTCGATCTCGAGGTCAGCCGGTGTGGCGGCGAGTAGTCGACCCTCTGTAAAGATCGCAGGCGCATGCTCGACGCAAAATCTGCGGTAGTCTGCTTGGCGGGAAATTTCCTCCCATTCTCGCTCCTCATGCTTGCTTAGCTCCTTCCGCTCCGCTTTCCGGAGAAGGAACAAAAACTTTCGAATAATTTCACGACTAATCTCTCCCCCTCTTTGCCACGGAAGGCGAACGTTCCAGCCACGGATTTCTAGTTCATAGGTTCGGCGATAATAGGCAATTGTAGGATAACGCTCGAGTATGAGAAAGTATTCTCCAAACGCAAAGTGACGCTGATCCAATTCCGCTTCGATTGGCACATCAAGATCGAATTGAGATGAAGACGAAACTTCAACCGTTCGTGGAAGCTCGTTAGCAAGGTAGCTCGCTCTTTCGGTTGGAATGTCAGGTGCCAGAATCATAGGGGCCAAAACTGTCGCGAGCTTGAACGGTGAAATACGCCTCGAACTCTTGCAAAATCAAATCGTGAGCTAGTCTAAGCTCATTTTTAACTTCGTCGAGTGAGATTTTGCGGCCCAAACCTTCCGTTGTGGCCTTAAAATCGAGCCGCAATGCCAAAGTGCTACCGGGTTGGGATTCAATGTTTTGCAAATGAGCACTAAACCGCATCGGCGGCGTCTCAGTGATTCCTAAGTTAATCTCAAAGTTATATGGCGGAATGAGCGTTTTGCCAGGTCCTGGAAGGTTAGAGAAAAAATTCAATATGTTCTTTAAGTCAATTTTGTTTTCGCTCGCAAACTTCGGGACGGTCTGAAAAGAAATAAAATTAACATATTCCAGTGTAATCCCGCGCAACGTTTTCACTTCAAAATGGTCAGCCCAGCGTGGCAACCAATCGTGCGAGAACTCCTCCAGTTCCTCATAATGGCGCGGATTGGCCGGTCCTCCCACGAGATTAAAAGCCACTCGATCTCTCCATACTTGTATTCCCTTGTCTCTGTTACTTTGGCCTCCTTTCCAGAATCTGTGTTTCAAGGACATTCGCTGATGGTTCTGGTCAAACGAAGGCATCCCATCCTTCTGGGTAACTTTGATCTGCCACTCGGTAATTGTTTCCATCTCGGGGAAACTTTTTTGCAGCAAATCTTTCCATTCTTCTATTCGACGATGAAACAACTCCTCATCGATCTGAACCCCGACCGAAAAGGCTCGCTCCACAATTGGTGGCCTCTTGTATTTCCTCATTGATGGCTTCGGCCTGTCTAACGCAGCAACGGCGATCAGTTACGGCAACTCCCCAATAGTGATGTCCTTGTACCACGCCTCGGTCTTGCCGCCGCCGTGCACCTGCAGGCCGATCCGGCCGAATTGCGGGATGGCATCGTCCGCTTCGGTGTAGTCCACCGTCTGAAGGCCGTTGATCCAGGCGCGTATCCGTTTCCCTTCCGCGCGGATGACGTATTCATTCCATTCGCCACGCTTCAACACCTTGTTGACCTCTTTGATGTCGGACTTGGCCATGACCTTGTTCCGTCGAGACTCGTCGTAAATGCAGCCCCACCATTCGGGATCGCCCATGTCCACCTGGTAACCGCTCATTTCAGTCGGCGGGTTCTTCGTGCGCTCGCTGCGAATCTGCACGCCGCCGTTAATGAAACCTTCGGTGCCGGTCAGCTTGAAATTAAGCTTCAGCACGAAGTTGGTGAATGAGCGCGTGGTGGCGATGAATTGGTTTTCCGGCACGGTTGTCTTGAGCGAGCCGCCCACGAATGCGCCGTCCTCGATGCGCCAGGTTTTGTTGGTGTCACCGTCCCAGCCTTTGAATGTTTTGCCGTCGAAGATCGGAACGACCCTGCCGGAATCGGCGGCGTTCGAGGAAAACACGGCGAGCAAAACGAAAGTGGCAGCAAGTGATTTTTTCATAGTTGGAGCGTTGCGTTCTTCCCGATCGTATAACGGTGAGGCGAGGCTCTGTCGAGCCGTGACTTCCATACGTAGCCGCCGGGTCAAACGCCGTGTGAGGACACGCGGCCTACAGAAGAACGCCCCGCGTTGCAGGCCGACTGCCCTCAGTCGGCGCGCGTCGCATCTGGATGCCCTCTCTCATTCGTAGCGGCCGGGCCTAATGAGGGAATTTCTGTGCGTGCCGGCCAGATTACACTTTCCACTTTCGCAGACGCAACGCATTGCCGATGACGACCAAATCCGAGAGGCCCATTGCCGCGGCGCAAATCACCGGGCTGAGGAAGCCGAGCGCGGCCAGCGGAATGGAAGCGGCGTTGTAGAAGAACGCCCAAAACAGGTTCTGTTTGATGGTGAGCAAAGCTGCCTGTGCGAAACCGAGCGCTTCCGGAATTGCCTGAATGTCGGACTTGAGCAGGATGATGTCGGCAGCCTCGCGGGCAACGTCGCTGGCCTTCGCGACGGCAATGCCGAGGTCGGCCTGCTCCAAAGCCGGCGCGTCGTTGATGCCGTCACCAACGAACGCGACGCGCTCGCCGCGCTGTTGAAGCTGCTTCACCATCTCGGCCTTTCGCTCCGGGCGAATTTCAGCGAACACGTTTTCTTTCGCGATGCCGACCTGCTCCGCGATGGCGGCGGCCGTGAGCCGGTTATCGCCGGTGATGAGATAAGTCGCTTTGCCTTGTTGGTTGAGTTGCCTCACCACTTCGCCGGCATGCGGTTTGATGGTATCGCGCAACGCTAACAGGCCGACGAGTTGAGCGTCGGCGGCAAGGCCGAGGATGGTCGCGCCCTGCGCAGACCAATCGTTGACGAACTTCGTCGCGCGTGTGAGGTCAACCCCGGTTTCGCGGAGCCAATTGAGCGAGCCGAGTCGGAACAAAGATCCGTCCAAACCCGCCTGCACGCCTTTACCGCGCAACTCCTGCCAATCGGAACTTTGGATTCGGCGGGCCGCCGGGTCCGGCAGGCCAGCGGCCTGCGCTCCCCGGTCTTGAGCGGCCACCGCCAGGCTGAGCGGATGGTTCGACGGCTGCGCGAGCGCGGCGGCCAATTCTTCAACTGGAACAGAACGATTCGACGCGTCGCGCAAGTCTTCAACGGCCGCAACGGAAAGTCTTCCCTGTGTCAGCGTGCCGGTTTTGTCGAACACGATGGCGGTGATCGTTCCCGACTTTTCCAGCGCCGCGCCGTCACGGATGAGAATGCCGCGCTGCGCGGCGGCATTCGTGCCCGCCATGATCGCCGCCGGCGTGGCCAGCCCCATCGCGCAGGGACACGCGACAATCAACACCGCCGCCGCCTGAATGAATGCAGCCGCCAGCGCGGTGGCCGGAAAGTGAACGGGCCAGAGATACGGCGCAATGGACTGGCCGACGCTCAACGCGTGAGCGTAGGCGAAACCCCACCATGACGCCGTGGCCAGCGCAATCAGCACCACCACCGGCACGAACACGTTGCTCACGCGGTCGCCGAGCTTCTGGATGTTCGCCCGGCTGTTTTGCGCGCGCTGGACGACGGCGATGATTTGCGCCAGCGCGGTGGCTTCGCCGGTGGCGATGACGCGCATCACGAGCCGGCCATTCTGGTTCACCGTGCCGGTGTAGAGTTTCGCACCGGCCGCCTTTTCGACGGGCAGCGATTCGCCCGTGAGCATGGACTCATCCACGGCCGAACCGCCTTCTATGACTTCGCCGTCGGTCGGCACGCGGTCACCGGGTTTCAACACGGCCCGATCACCGGCGCGCAATGACGCGACCGGCACCTCGGTTTCTTCGCCGTCCGGGTCCAGTTTCCGCGCCGTTTGCGGCGCCAGATTCATCAACGCGCGCAACGAACCCGCGGCCCGCGAACCGACCAGCGCTTCAATGAAATGCCCGGCACTGATCAGTGTGATGATCGCGGCCGCCTCCATGAAGTAGAGATGTCCGTGCCAACCGGTGAGCAGACCCCACAGGCTGAAGCCGAACGCCGTGCTGGAGCCGAGCGCGACGAGCGTGTCCATGTTCGAGCCGCCGCGTTTGAGCTGGCTCCAGGCGCCGCGGAAAAACCTCGCGCCGCACACGATCATCACCGGCGTGGACAGGGAGAAGGCGATCCATTTGAAGGCGTCACTCGTGCCCCAGCCAAAGACCCATTCGCCGATGATGAGCGGTAGCGTAAGCGTGGCTCCGAGAATCACGGTGAACTTCCATGTTTCGAGCGCCGAACCCGGCGGCCCGTCCGCGTGGCAGCAGGCCGCTTCCGCCGGTGTGGCGTCGTAGCCGGCCTGCTTCACCGCGCGGACGACGGTTTCAACACTCGTTTCCGCGCCGGATTTCCAACGCACAGTCGCGCGGCCATTTTCCAGGCCCACGTCCGCGCTGGCGACACCGGGAACACTTTGGATCGCCTCCGTGACATGCCGCGCGCAGTTCTGGCAGGTCATCCCACCGACGGTAAGCTCGGAAATGTTGCGGCGACCGGTGGGTTCCGCGGCGGGCTCATGGACGTGCGCGTGCATAAAGCTGTGGCTATCCTTCCTTTACTCGCGCCCGCAGTCAAATTCACGTTGACCAGCGGAGCGGCTTTTCATTAGGTTAACCGCGTCAATCACACCAACAAAATCGAAAGGTAATTTTATGGCTAAAATCGTTCCGTTGATCAGTTCGGGAGTCGCCGGACCGCTGGGAGTGTTGCACCTTCCGCGCCTCTGGTTGAAGGTGTCGCTCGAATGCCGCGGCAAACTGGCCGACGGTTATCCGGGCATCGGCAAGGGCTACGACATGATGACCATCAACGCGCTCGGGTTGAACGCGGACGCGGTGAAAAAGTTCATCAACGATTCGAAACCGACCTACTGCCAGTTCGAAGCCTGGGTCAAGAAGCAACCCGGCGTGAAGCTCGACAAGGCGACCCTCTACAAGCACAACTCGGCTGTCCGGGGTTACATCCACGACGACGCGACGCGCAAAGGCATCCTCGGCGCGAACGGAGTCACCGATGAAGGTTCAGTGAATCCCGGCGCGGTGGACCTCAACAACCTTGATGACTGGTACGAGTTCCATCAGACAGAATTGAAGTAACTTCCTCCGGACAATTCGAGCCGCCGTTCTCCCGAACGGCGGCTTTTTTACGGGTCCGGATGTTTCGAGAAGCGCGCGGGCCGCAACCGGCGTTTTTGATGCCACGCCACGCCGATCAAATCGAAAATGCCGCGCCCAAGCCGGTTCCATACGCCGTACTTGGAAACACCTGCCGCGCGCGGCCGGTGATTCACAGAGGTTTCTTTTGTGACCGCGCCGTTCCCGTGAACGAGAACCGGCAGGAAGCGGTGCCAGCCGTTGAAGGGAAAAACACCGTCGAGCGCCGTGCGCTTGAAGACGCGCAACGAACAGCCGGTATCCTGAAAGTCCGCGCCCAACGCGGCCCTTCGCGCCCGGCGCGCGATGCGCGATGACACGCGGCGCAGCCACGTGTCCCGGCGGTTGACCCGCACGCCGCAAACGAAATCAGCGTGCTCCAGCTCGCAGAGCAGTTTCGGCAGGTCCGCCGGATCGTTCTGTAAATCTCCATCGAGGGTGGCAATGATCGGCCCGTTGGTTTCCCGGACGCCCGTCCAAAGTGCGGCGCTTTGACCGCTGTTGCGCTCGTGACGGAGACCGCGCACGCGTGGGTCGAGCCGATGCGCCTCCAGAATTTTTCCCCAGGTGCCGTCGCGGCTGCCGTCGTCCACAAAGACCACTTCAAACGGCCGCGGTTCCTTCTCCAGCGCCCCAACGACCTCGCGAGCGAGCGGCAGAACGTTGTCTTCCTCGTCGAGGACTGGAACGATGATGGAGATTTCAACCGGCACAAGTGAAGACTAGCGGCTGCAGGTAGGAAGTTGAAGGTCGAAAGTTCAGCGCAAAGCCCCGTGCTATTTGAGCGTCTTCAAGAAAGCGAACAGGTCGCTGACATCCTCCGGCTTCAACCCCTCAATCAGCCCCTCCGGCATGATGGACAAGCGGGTGTATCCCGCGCGCCTGATGTTGCCGCGAGGCAGGCGCAGGTCTTCGGTGTTCGGCTGGCGGAGCACAACCGAATTGTCATCCTGTGAAACGAACAGCCCTTCCTGAACTTCGCCGTCGCGCGTCTCGACGCGAAACCGCCGATACCCCGCCTCCATTGCCGCGTTCGGCGTAAGGACGTTTCGCAGCAGCGACTCAATCCCGTTCGCGCCCGCGCCGTCAAGGACCGGCCCGATCTTTCCACCCTGCCCTTTCACCGCGTGGCAGACTCCGCAGGTGCTCACAAACACTTGCTGACCACGCGTCAGGTCGCCGGATTTGTTCGCCAGCTCACGGAATTGCGCGAACTTCGCGGCAAGCGCCCTTGCTTCGATCTCGGTCAAAATCGGCGGCAAATCGCCGGTTCGTTCGATGTGCGCGCCGCCCTGCAGTTTACCCCACGAGTCACCGCTTCCGTGATAGAGCAATGCGGACGTCAGGCTGTTACGATCCATCGAGACGTTGGCCGACGCGCGGATTTCATCGGGCGAGCGACAGACGTTCCAGACGCGGAACTCGGCGAACTCGCCTGCCGTGCCGCCGGCAGGATTCGAGAGGCCCACCTTCAAATGCTCGAAGTCCCTTTTTTCAACCGCCCGACTCGTCACGTCCAGTTCGCCATTCTGGAACAGCCGGAACCTTCCGTCCGCGTCGCGCGTGAAGGCAAGATGCGTCCACGCTTCGGGCGCGACCGGCTTCGTGGCAATGACGATGTCGCCCACCCCGCCGCCGACCCAGACGCGGAAACGGCCGTCGTGAAAATTGGCGTCAAGCGCGCCGGGTCCGGCGAGGATCGAATCCTGGTTGTTGATGCCCGGGTCGAGCTTGGCCCAGCACTCGACCGTGAACGGCCCGTGAAGCGCAAGGTCCGTGTCCACACAGTCGCCGTCGCCGCCGTTCAAACGAAGCACGGGTTTCAATTCGGAACCCACCTCGGCAGCCAGTTTCTTCACCGCCGGGTCGTCAGGCAGCACGATCGAGAGTTTGTCGAGCGTGTAGCCGTCGAGCTCGTCGCGCGCAATCGCGCCGCTCCCCACCGAGGCCACAAGCTGTTTCGCCCCGGCCGCGGAACTGGCGAGCCGATCAACCGCCATTTTGCGTAGCGTTGGCGTCAAGGACGGCCAGACCTCGAGCAGCGCCGGAACCGCGGCGTCTGTTTTTGTGCCCGCCAGGGCGGTAACGGCTTCGCGTTGGACGGCGGTGTTCCCGCTCGTCGCAAACCGGCGGAACATATCCACCCGCGCCGAACCCGACTCCCGAAGCGCGCGCAGCCCGGAAAGCTGGCGTTCGGCGCTCGCTCCCGGTTTCGTCGCGGCAGCGACCAGGTCATCCTCGAGGCCCGTGAGATGGAAACCAGTCGCGAGTTTCACCAGCAAATCCTGGTTCGCCTCGCCCGGGTCGTTTTTCAAGAACGCGCGGATGGCATCGGTCAACAACGGCGCCAGCGCGGCGTGATCGGGGAGACGGACGCGGTTGTCATAGAGAAGTCGCAACGTGCCGGGAACGGCAAGCGCGGCTTTCAAGGCCGCATTCGCCGCAGGATCGGTCGGCACGGATGCGACGAGCAACAGTTCCTCGGTCGAAAGGCCGCGTTTC encodes the following:
- a CDS encoding LamG-like jellyroll fold domain-containing protein, which produces WRLEHLPDFVQCGDPWFRPVSIHFGPDGCLYIVDWYNKIISHNEVPRNHPERDKTRGRIWRVRHESQTPRANVPNLYQASDSELLDHLNAANTWEVNAAWQEIVDRNAVSLAPKLAGIVTNDAQPNDLRIRALWCLEGLDKVELRELEKLATAPHRALRKEAFCVARRLLDRPSGISREQALALAKRGLEDRDRLVRQEVIRLLGQMLAGPTPASEVSQYQVVTQLLRAAVRMPPPQDAKWSPYFESYERYLVRLALEKNPSAVSVWFDARADTSNDLAARRAFAAVAMGGIEGAKRLAALLPQLKRGLSTEELLLVASVPTDPAANAALKAALAVPGTLRLLYDNRVRLPDHAALAPLLTDAIRAFLKNDPGEANQDLLVKLATGFHLTGLEDDLVAAATKPGASAERQLSGLRALRESGSARVDMFRRFATSGNTAVQREAVTALAGTKTDAAVPALLEVWPSLTPTLRKMAVDRLASSAAGAKQLVASVGSGAIARDELDGYTLDKLSIVLPDDPAVKKLAAEVGSELKPVLRLNGGDGDCVDTDLALHGPFTVECWAKLDPGINNQDSILAGPGALDANFHDGRFRVWVGGGVGDIVIATKPVAPEAWTHLAFTRDADGRFRLFQNGELDVTSRAVEKRDFEHLKVGLSNPAGGTAGEFAEFRVWNVCRSPDEIRASANVSMDRNSLTSALLYHGSGDSWGKLQGGAHIERTGDLPPILTEIEARALAAKFAQFRELANKSGDLTRGQQVFVSTCGVCHAVKGQGGKIGPVLDGAGANGIESLLRNVLTPNAAMEAGYRRFRVETRDGEVQEGLFVSQDDNSVVLRQPNTEDLRLPRGNIRRAGYTRLSIMPEGLIEGLKPEDVSDLFAFLKTLK